From the genome of Phytohabitans rumicis, one region includes:
- a CDS encoding transglutaminase family protein: MSPSSWRLRLQHKTGFTYAGKVGASYNEARMSPRNEARQAVLDARVEVWPPARTYRYEDYWGTIVTAFDVQATHEALQVTATATVETLPPGDLLGADGGADWAALAVPENIDRWHELLLPTPRTALDEELTELSERLRGEHPTPHAAALATCTLVREEVEYQAGATGVQTDAVQAWRQRKGVCQDISHLTVGLLRAMGTPARYVSGYLHPSPAAGIGEAVVGQSHAWVEWWVGRWTAFDPTNGIPVGERHVVVGRGREYGDVPPLKGVYSGPKNSGQGVEVTVTRLR, translated from the coding sequence GTGAGTCCTTCCAGTTGGCGGCTGCGGTTGCAGCACAAGACCGGGTTCACGTACGCGGGCAAGGTTGGCGCGTCGTACAACGAGGCCCGGATGTCGCCGCGCAACGAGGCCCGGCAGGCCGTGCTCGACGCGCGGGTGGAGGTGTGGCCGCCGGCGCGCACCTACCGGTACGAGGACTACTGGGGCACGATCGTCACCGCGTTCGACGTGCAAGCCACGCACGAGGCGCTGCAGGTCACCGCGACCGCGACGGTGGAGACCCTGCCGCCCGGCGACCTGCTCGGCGCGGACGGCGGCGCGGACTGGGCCGCGCTGGCGGTGCCGGAGAACATCGACCGCTGGCACGAGCTGCTGCTGCCGACCCCGCGTACCGCCCTGGACGAGGAGCTGACCGAGCTGTCCGAGCGGCTGCGCGGCGAGCACCCGACCCCGCACGCCGCCGCGCTGGCCACCTGCACGCTGGTCCGCGAGGAGGTCGAGTACCAGGCCGGTGCGACCGGGGTGCAGACGGACGCCGTACAGGCGTGGCGGCAGCGCAAGGGCGTCTGCCAGGACATCAGCCACCTCACGGTCGGCCTGCTGCGGGCGATGGGCACGCCCGCCCGGTACGTCTCGGGTTACCTGCATCCGTCGCCGGCCGCCGGGATCGGCGAGGCCGTCGTCGGGCAGAGCCACGCCTGGGTGGAGTGGTGGGTCGGCCGGTGGACGGCCTTCGACCCCACCAACGGCATCCCGGTGGGGGAGCGGCACGTCGTGGTCGGGCGCGGCCGCGAGTACGGCGACGTGCCGCCGCTCAAGGGCGTGTACTCCGGCCCGAAGAACAGTGGGCAGGGCGTAGAAGTCACTGTGACGCGGCTGCGGTAG
- a CDS encoding ABC transporter permease: MTVLDAQPTPGRAFRAILWRDVFVTGKEFWVFLAQVALQPLFMLFVFAKVLNAGGYVSDDYAHLLLPGIVALTAFLTALQTVSFPLIMEFSFTKEIEDRLLAPLPTYLVAVEKLLLAVLRALAAAVVMFPVGALVLGSAPWHSDGVWLLVVSLILGSWVGAGIGLALGTMVPPSKISVIFAVILTPLMFTGATQYPWQSLDSMRWFQVVTALNPLTYLSEAVRAAVVPDVPHMPPWLCIVVLLGSGALFTAIGIRGFMRRAIN, translated from the coding sequence ATGACGGTTCTCGACGCACAGCCGACCCCGGGCCGGGCCTTCCGCGCCATCCTGTGGCGGGACGTCTTCGTCACCGGCAAGGAGTTCTGGGTCTTCCTGGCCCAGGTGGCGCTCCAGCCGCTGTTCATGCTGTTCGTCTTCGCCAAGGTGCTCAACGCCGGCGGGTACGTCAGCGACGACTACGCCCACCTGCTGCTGCCCGGCATCGTGGCGCTGACCGCGTTCCTCACCGCGCTGCAGACGGTCTCGTTCCCCTTGATCATGGAGTTCAGCTTCACCAAGGAGATCGAGGACCGGCTGCTCGCGCCGCTGCCGACGTACCTGGTGGCGGTGGAGAAGCTGCTGCTCGCCGTGCTGCGGGCGCTCGCCGCGGCGGTGGTGATGTTTCCGGTCGGCGCGCTCGTGCTCGGTTCGGCGCCGTGGCACTCCGACGGAGTGTGGCTGCTGGTGGTCAGCCTCATCCTGGGCAGCTGGGTCGGGGCCGGCATCGGGCTGGCCCTCGGCACGATGGTCCCGCCATCGAAGATCAGCGTCATCTTCGCGGTCATCCTGACTCCGCTGATGTTCACCGGCGCGACCCAGTACCCGTGGCAGTCGCTGGACTCGATGCGGTGGTTCCAGGTGGTCACCGCGCTGAACCCGCTGACGTACCTGTCCGAGGCGGTACGCGCCGCCGTGGTGCCCGACGTGCCGCACATGCCGCCGTGGCTGTGCATCGTCGTACTGCTCGGCTCCGGCGCGCTCTTCACGGCGATCGGGATCCGCGGCTTCATGCGCCGCGCCATCAACTGA
- a CDS encoding ABC transporter ATP-binding protein produces the protein MTPAVEVRDLVKRYPKRDVNAVDGLTFTVEPGEIFGLLGPNGAGKSTTIGVLTTRVKATSGAASVAGIDVIRDPVGGKRHFAVVPQQSNLDRSLTPRQNLAFHAAYHGVPRAERNAKAAAMLEEFGLLEQADVKVDWYSGGMAQRLMIARAMMHEPKVLFLDEPTTGLDPQSRLFMWERVRDLRSRGVTVVLTTHDMDEAAEMADRVGIVDHGRLLALDTPAELTRRLAGQAVLDLSVTPADGDDTDKLIVALGDVAGVERGESVAPGPGGSIRLYLTVEPAAVLGPAITVLSGRSAIVTNVHMGTASLEDVFIDLTGRGLR, from the coding sequence ATGACACCCGCGGTAGAAGTCCGCGACCTGGTCAAGCGATACCCGAAACGCGACGTCAACGCCGTGGACGGGCTGACGTTCACGGTCGAGCCGGGCGAGATCTTCGGCCTGCTCGGGCCGAACGGCGCCGGCAAGTCGACCACGATCGGCGTGCTGACGACCCGCGTCAAGGCGACCTCCGGCGCGGCGAGCGTCGCCGGGATCGACGTCATCCGCGACCCGGTCGGGGGAAAGCGCCACTTCGCCGTCGTACCCCAGCAGAGCAACCTGGACCGGTCACTCACGCCGCGGCAGAATCTGGCCTTTCACGCGGCGTACCACGGTGTGCCGCGCGCGGAGCGCAACGCCAAGGCGGCGGCCATGCTGGAGGAGTTCGGCCTGCTTGAGCAGGCCGACGTCAAGGTCGACTGGTACTCGGGCGGGATGGCCCAGCGGCTGATGATCGCGCGAGCCATGATGCACGAGCCGAAGGTGCTCTTCCTCGACGAGCCGACGACCGGCCTCGACCCGCAGTCGCGGCTGTTCATGTGGGAGCGGGTGCGCGACCTGCGATCGCGGGGCGTCACGGTGGTGCTGACCACGCACGACATGGACGAGGCCGCCGAGATGGCCGACCGGGTGGGCATCGTCGACCACGGCCGGCTGCTCGCGCTGGACACGCCGGCCGAGCTGACCCGCCGGCTGGCGGGGCAGGCGGTGCTCGACCTGTCGGTCACGCCGGCGGACGGAGACGACACCGACAAGCTGATCGTCGCGCTGGGCGACGTCGCCGGCGTCGAGCGCGGCGAATCAGTGGCGCCGGGACCGGGCGGCTCGATCCGGCTCTACCTGACCGTCGAGCCGGCGGCCGTCCTCGGGCCGGCCATCACCGTACTGAGTGGACGGTCGGCCATCGTGACGAATGTCCACATGGGAACGGCGAGCCTGGAAGACGTCTTCATCGACCTCACCGGAAGGGGACTGCGATGA
- the thrS gene encoding threonine--tRNA ligase → MIDHRKLGRELDLFHSDPLAGAGLPIWLPAGAAARHAVEEYVRELERRAGYQHVYSPPLAKRQLFELSGHLPHFADDMFPIMRVSADDEFALRPALCPYHALVFRSRGRSYRDLPLRIAELGGMYRAERSGVLGGLSRVRSIWLNDAHNFCALDQAGEEIAAILEMIRRAHAALGVRPAGFRLSLRGTGGKYVDNPPMWDRAEAVLRDVLRAQGVSYVEAADEAAFYGPKIDVQVVDAAGREMTLSTVQLDFHQPERFDLSYVDSGGMRRRPVIVHRSIVGSMERLFAYLIEVHEGAFPMWYAPVQLEILPVGDVAVDGFFRAAVEAGLRAQVAAEGSLGSRVRDAAHRRVPYAAVIGAREAADGRVSLRLRDGRALDAMPAPEALELLVSDARP, encoded by the coding sequence ATGATTGACCATCGCAAGCTCGGCCGCGAGCTCGACCTCTTCCACTCCGACCCGCTCGCCGGTGCCGGTCTGCCGATCTGGCTGCCGGCCGGGGCGGCCGCCCGGCACGCCGTCGAGGAGTACGTCCGCGAGCTGGAGCGGCGGGCCGGGTATCAGCACGTGTACTCGCCGCCGCTGGCCAAACGCCAGCTCTTCGAGCTGTCCGGCCATCTGCCGCACTTCGCCGACGACATGTTTCCGATCATGCGGGTGTCGGCGGACGACGAGTTCGCGCTGCGGCCCGCGCTCTGTCCGTACCACGCCTTGGTTTTCCGATCCCGGGGACGGTCCTATCGCGACCTTCCACTTCGGATCGCGGAGCTCGGCGGCATGTACCGCGCCGAGCGTTCGGGCGTACTCGGCGGGCTGAGCCGGGTGCGGTCCATCTGGCTCAACGACGCGCACAACTTCTGCGCCCTCGACCAGGCTGGTGAGGAGATCGCCGCGATCCTGGAGATGATCCGGCGGGCGCACGCGGCGCTGGGCGTACGGCCGGCTGGCTTCCGCCTGTCACTGCGCGGCACCGGTGGCAAGTACGTCGACAACCCGCCGATGTGGGACCGCGCCGAGGCGGTGCTGCGCGATGTGCTCCGCGCGCAAGGAGTTTCCTATGTGGAGGCTGCGGACGAGGCGGCCTTCTACGGGCCGAAGATCGACGTACAGGTGGTCGACGCGGCCGGCCGCGAAATGACCCTCTCCACCGTGCAACTCGACTTCCACCAACCCGAGCGGTTCGATCTGTCCTATGTGGATAGCGGTGGTATGCGCCGCCGGCCGGTCATCGTGCACCGCAGCATCGTGGGCAGCATGGAACGCCTCTTCGCGTACCTCATCGAGGTGCACGAGGGCGCCTTTCCGATGTGGTACGCCCCGGTGCAGCTGGAGATCCTGCCGGTCGGCGACGTCGCCGTGGACGGGTTCTTCCGGGCCGCCGTCGAGGCGGGGCTCCGCGCGCAGGTCGCCGCCGAGGGCTCCCTGGGATCCCGGGTACGCGACGCGGCCCACCGCCGGGTGCCGTACGCCGCCGTCATCGGGGCGCGCGAGGCGGCCGACGGCCGGGTGTCGCTGCGGCTGCGGGATGGGCGGGCGCTGGATGCGATGCCAGCGCCGGAGGCGCTGGAGTTGCTCGTGTCGGACGCGCGGCCTTAG
- a CDS encoding DoxX family protein — MAPLIALIAGFVVARVAGLTGVDAVDGWQPALRVGLALMFVLTGLAHFAGKRRADLVAMVPPRLPRPDLLVAVTGVLELAGAVGLLIPVTAPWAAAGLALLMLAMFPANVSAARRKLTLGGKAVTPLGPRTALQVVFVGAAVAILFGT, encoded by the coding sequence ATGGCACCGCTGATCGCCCTCATCGCCGGCTTCGTCGTCGCCCGCGTGGCCGGTCTCACCGGGGTCGACGCCGTCGACGGCTGGCAGCCCGCCTTGCGCGTCGGGCTCGCCCTGATGTTCGTGCTCACGGGGCTGGCGCACTTCGCCGGGAAGCGCCGCGCCGACCTCGTCGCCATGGTCCCGCCGAGACTGCCCCGGCCGGACCTGCTGGTCGCCGTGACCGGCGTGCTCGAACTGGCCGGCGCGGTCGGGCTGCTCATCCCGGTCACCGCGCCGTGGGCCGCCGCCGGGCTGGCGCTGTTGATGCTGGCGATGTTTCCGGCGAACGTCTCCGCGGCCCGCCGCAAGCTCACCCTCGGCGGCAAGGCGGTGACCCCGCTCGGCCCGCGTACGGCCCTGCAGGTCGTGTTCGTCGGCGCGGCGGTGGCAATTCTGTTTGGCACCTAA
- a CDS encoding MarR family winged helix-turn-helix transcriptional regulator has product MESKLAMLHEAPLGRLIAVAGQLTSQRWNRVLAEKFGLTQAGMAVLLTLRHRGGSSHGELAELCYVRPATLTGIVDTLEKAGLVERKRDAADRRAVRLALTLDGGVLAQSLLSILRNPRPLTSVDADPAKAAVIREFLLELIGTLAAEAGTPHPIVMSNGEDSP; this is encoded by the coding sequence GTGGAATCGAAGCTGGCGATGCTGCACGAGGCACCGCTGGGGCGTCTGATCGCTGTCGCTGGACAGCTGACGTCCCAGCGGTGGAACCGTGTGCTGGCCGAGAAGTTCGGACTCACCCAGGCCGGCATGGCGGTGCTCCTCACGCTCCGGCATCGCGGCGGGTCGAGCCACGGTGAGTTGGCCGAGCTGTGCTACGTACGTCCGGCCACGCTCACCGGCATCGTGGACACGCTGGAAAAGGCCGGACTGGTCGAGCGCAAGCGCGACGCCGCCGACCGGCGGGCCGTACGGCTCGCGCTGACCCTGGACGGCGGCGTCCTGGCTCAGTCGCTGCTCAGCATCTTGCGCAACCCGCGCCCGCTGACCTCGGTCGACGCCGACCCGGCCAAGGCGGCCGTCATCCGCGAGTTCCTGCTGGAGCTGATCGGCACGCTGGCCGCCGAAGCCGGCACACCACATCCCATCGTCATGTCCAACGGGGAGGACAGCCCATGA